The Roseofilum capinflatum BLCC-M114 genome includes a window with the following:
- a CDS encoding DUF928 domain-containing protein, with translation MLFSWLPSMSWTRTQGTLATLLALGVSVFPLPSLALEDLQLPEEVGLPSRRQAGGTRGPCITDQNSQLMAIIPEFNVGRTLTNSPTVFVYLPKHTTDQGMLIVQELDQEKLAQSGLTLADIDAQNQDQFLKSEFESSVPLNQESGILGMPLSNYPELPQLEAGKIYLWAFQLVCNNTFSDYTQGWIQVVHAEGEQAPVKAQLDMAKSDRDRAKIYAQAGLWYDLLATLAQLRHSASGPDRDRATVDWQSVLTHPQVGLEQIVDAPLLSNRPTSTVLAP, from the coding sequence CCTGGACTCGCACTCAAGGGACATTAGCAACCCTTTTAGCATTAGGCGTGAGCGTCTTTCCCCTACCGAGTCTAGCCCTAGAAGACCTACAATTACCAGAAGAAGTAGGATTACCTAGCCGCCGTCAAGCCGGTGGAACCCGTGGCCCCTGTATTACCGATCAAAACAGTCAACTGATGGCCATTATTCCTGAATTTAACGTAGGCCGCACCCTCACTAATTCACCAACTGTATTTGTGTATTTACCTAAGCATACGACCGATCAAGGGATGCTGATTGTGCAAGAATTAGATCAAGAAAAACTGGCTCAATCGGGCTTGACTTTAGCCGATATCGATGCACAAAATCAAGATCAATTTTTGAAATCAGAATTTGAAAGTTCTGTTCCTCTGAATCAGGAGTCAGGCATCTTAGGTATGCCTCTGAGCAACTATCCTGAGTTACCACAACTCGAAGCAGGAAAAATTTATTTGTGGGCGTTTCAGTTGGTTTGTAATAATACATTCAGCGACTATACTCAAGGATGGATTCAGGTAGTCCATGCCGAGGGAGAGCAAGCCCCCGTCAAAGCCCAATTGGATATGGCTAAATCCGATCGCGATCGCGCAAAAATCTATGCCCAAGCCGGTCTATGGTACGATTTGCTGGCCACTTTAGCTCAGTTACGTCACAGCGCATCTGGCCCCGATCGCGATCGAGCCACTGTAGATTGGCAAAGCGTCCTTACCCATCCTCAAGTGGGCCTAGAGCAGATTGTTGATGCACCCCTGTTATCGAATCGTCCAACTTCGACCGTTTTAGCTCCCTAG